A DNA window from Microcystis aeruginosa NIES-843 contains the following coding sequences:
- a CDS encoding Uma2 family endonuclease — protein sequence MTVEVKFNSFQLSDEQFFQLCQDNRDLRLERNPKGDLIIMPPTGGETSNSNAGITAQLWLWNNLHKLGVVFDSSGGFKLPNGADRSPDAAWIPLEKWQALTPQQKERFLPLSPDFVIELMSPSDNIETARKKMQEYLDNGTRLGWLINRKTREVEIYRQGQAVEIFTNPESLSGENILSQFVLELDSIW from the coding sequence ATGACAGTAGAAGTTAAATTTAACTCGTTTCAACTCAGCGATGAACAGTTCTTTCAACTTTGTCAGGATAACCGAGATTTGCGCTTGGAACGCAACCCAAAAGGAGATTTAATTATTATGCCACCGACTGGAGGAGAAACCAGCAATTCTAACGCTGGAATCACTGCCCAATTATGGTTATGGAATAACCTACATAAATTAGGTGTAGTTTTTGATTCTTCTGGAGGATTTAAACTACCTAACGGAGCCGATCGCTCTCCCGATGCTGCTTGGATACCTTTAGAAAAATGGCAAGCTTTAACCCCGCAACAAAAGGAAAGATTTTTACCTCTATCTCCCGATTTTGTCATTGAATTAATGTCTCCTAGTGACAACATAGAAACCGCTAGGAAAAAAATGCAGGAATATTTAGATAATGGGACTCGTTTAGGTTGGTTAATCAATAGAAAAACTAGAGAAGTGGAAATTTATCGTCAAGGACAGGCAGTAGAAATTTTCACTAATCCTGAGAGTTTATCGGGGGAAAATATTTTATCTCAATTTGTCTTAGAACTTGATAGTATTTGGTAA
- a CDS encoding isopentenyl pyrophosphate isomerase produces the protein MGKSGWLLGSGEVGKWGVGCGEVGKWGIGEVGNWGIGELGCGVWGVGCGELGNWGSGELGKWGIGELGNWGIGEVGKWGIGELGKWGIGEVGKLSHHPITPKPYHPKTLSPYFLTPAYRRLK, from the coding sequence TTGGGGAAATCGGGCTGGCTGTTGGGAAGTGGGGAAGTGGGGAAGTGGGGTGTGGGGTGTGGGGAAGTGGGGAAGTGGGGAATTGGGGAAGTGGGGAATTGGGGAATTGGGGAATTGGGGTGTGGGGTGTGGGGTGTGGGGTGTGGGGAATTGGGGAATTGGGGAAGTGGGGAATTGGGGAAGTGGGGAATTGGGGAATTGGGGAATTGGGGAATTGGGGAAGTGGGGAAGTGGGGAATTGGGGAATTGGGGAAGTGGGGAATTGGGGAAGTGGGGAAGCTGTCTCATCACCCTATCACCCCAAAACCCTATCACCCCAAAACCCTATCACCCTATTTCCTGACTCCTGCCTACCGACGGCTAAAATAA
- a CDS encoding Uma2 family endonuclease — protein sequence MMAVVEIKFESWQLSDEQFFQLCQDNRDLRLERNAKGDLIIMPPTGGETGNSNAGITAQLWLWNNLHKLGVVFDSSTGFKLPNGADRSPDAAWIPLEKWQALTPQQKERFLPLSPDFVIELMSPSDSLETTRKKMQEYLDNGTRLGWLINRKTREVEIYRQGQAVEILTNPESLSGESILPEFSLNLTLIW from the coding sequence ATGATGGCAGTAGTAGAAATTAAATTTGAATCTTGGCAACTCAGCGATGAACAGTTTTTTCAACTTTGTCAGGATAACCGAGATTTACGTTTGGAACGCAACGCAAAAGGAGATTTAATTATTATGCCACCAACCGGAGGAGAAACTGGTAATTCTAACGCTGGAATCACTGCCCAATTATGGTTATGGAATAACCTACATAAATTAGGTGTAGTTTTTGATTCCTCCACGGGGTTTAAACTACCGAATGGGGCCGATCGCTCTCCCGATGCTGCTTGGATACCTTTAGAAAAATGGCAAGCTTTAACCCCACAACAAAAGGAAAGATTTTTACCTCTATCTCCCGATTTTGTCATTGAATTAATGTCTCCTAGTGATAGCCTAGAAACTACTAGGAAAAAAATGCAGGAATATTTAGATAATGGGACTCGTTTAGGTTGGTTAATCAATAGAAAAACGAGAGAAGTAGAAATTTATCGTCAAGGACAGGCAGTAGAAATTTTAACTAATCCAGAGAGTTTATCGGGGGAAAGTATTCTGCCAGAATTTAGTTTAAATCTTACTTTGATTTGGTAA
- the hisD gene encoding histidinol dehydrogenase, translating into MLRIITEPWSARTELRRIRERFDDPEIREKESLVREIVEQVRLSGDRSLVDYTEKFYQQSLNLQQLKVSGSELDAAYQQVSQDLLNAIAVACEKMEAFHRQRLPKAWVQFPEDGTVRGKRYQPVNSVGIVVPDGKRAYLSLLLQQAIPAKIAGVKRIVMVSPADEDLRIHPAILVAAQSVGISEIYRVAGPQAIAALAYGTKTIAPVEMIAGIGDFYTNLAKKLVSDHVKIDYLSITSDLVIIADSQANPRQLALDLLAQAEQYSLAAAILLTTDKALALIVQEEVQKQLQVHPQRLLTEKAIAHYGLIVVVESLEKAIKLSNLFAPTHLSLMIDEPWEKLSSVRQSGTILLGSTTPKAVADYLGCPVGVETFLDSATLIEYPADSFAPIAHNLQILAQAEGFTATDGAIESRGQDKS; encoded by the coding sequence ATGTTGCGAATTATCACAGAGCCATGGTCAGCCAGAACGGAACTGAGACGAATTCGGGAACGGTTCGACGATCCGGAAATTCGGGAAAAAGAATCGCTTGTCCGAGAGATTGTCGAGCAGGTGCGACTTTCTGGCGATCGCTCGTTGGTGGATTACACGGAAAAATTCTACCAACAGTCCCTTAATCTACAACAACTGAAGGTGAGTGGCTCGGAACTCGATGCTGCTTATCAACAGGTGTCGCAGGATTTATTAAATGCGATCGCCGTTGCCTGTGAAAAAATGGAGGCTTTTCATCGTCAGCGTCTTCCCAAAGCTTGGGTCCAGTTTCCTGAGGATGGTACGGTTCGGGGGAAACGTTATCAACCGGTTAACAGCGTGGGAATTGTCGTTCCCGATGGGAAACGGGCCTATCTCAGTTTATTGCTCCAACAGGCGATTCCAGCCAAAATAGCGGGGGTTAAACGGATTGTCATGGTATCTCCTGCCGATGAGGATTTACGCATCCATCCGGCGATTTTAGTGGCAGCCCAATCGGTGGGTATTAGTGAGATTTATCGGGTGGCTGGACCACAGGCGATCGCTGCTTTAGCCTACGGCACAAAAACGATCGCTCCCGTGGAGATGATTGCCGGAATAGGTGATTTTTATACTAATTTGGCTAAAAAACTGGTTTCTGACCATGTAAAAATCGATTATCTCTCTATTACTTCTGATTTGGTTATTATTGCCGATAGTCAAGCCAATCCTAGACAGTTGGCCCTAGATCTATTAGCGCAAGCGGAACAGTATTCCCTAGCGGCAGCGATTTTATTGACGACGGATAAGGCTTTGGCCCTAATAGTACAGGAAGAAGTGCAAAAACAGTTACAGGTACATCCCCAGAGATTGTTAACGGAAAAAGCGATCGCTCATTATGGTTTAATCGTGGTGGTGGAATCATTGGAGAAAGCGATCAAATTATCGAATCTTTTTGCTCCCACCCATTTATCTTTGATGATCGATGAGCCTTGGGAAAAGCTATCTTCTGTGAGACAATCGGGAACTATTCTCCTCGGTTCCACTACTCCAAAAGCGGTGGCTGATTATTTGGGTTGTCCCGTGGGAGTGGAAACTTTTCTCGATTCCGCCACTTTAATCGAATATCCTGCCGATTCTTTCGCCCCCATAGCCCACAATCTGCAAATATTAGCGCAAGCGGAGGGATTTACGGCAACGGACGGGGCTATAGAATCCCGAGGTCAGGACAAGAGCTAG
- the accC gene encoding acetyl-CoA carboxylase biotin carboxylase subunit, giving the protein MQFAKILIANRGEIALRILHSCEELGIRTVAVHSTIDRHALHVQLADESVCIGPPPSSKSYLNIPNIISAALTRNATAIHPGYGFLAENARFAEICADHQLTFIGPSPSAILAMGDKSTAKKTMQKAGVPTIPGSGGLITSEAEAKRIADDIGYPVLIKATAGGGGRGMRLVKSADELGNMLKAAQGEAEAAFGNSGVYLEKFIECPRHIEFQILADSHGNVIHLGERDCSIQRRHQKLLEEAPSPFLTPHLRSKMGNAAVKAAKSINYVGVGTVEFLVDKHGNFYFMEMNTRIQVEHPVTEMITGIDLIREQILVAQGEKLQIKQDQVIFRGHSIECRINAEDPDHNFRPHPGKISGYLPPGGPGVRMDSHVYTDYEIPPYYDSLIGKLIVWGENRETAIKRMKRALRECAITGVPTTIDFHRKILETPAFLAGDVYTNFIQEHLLP; this is encoded by the coding sequence ATGCAGTTTGCCAAGATATTAATCGCCAATCGCGGGGAAATCGCCTTAAGAATCCTTCATAGTTGCGAAGAATTGGGCATTAGAACCGTTGCCGTCCACTCTACCATCGATCGCCATGCCCTTCACGTTCAACTGGCCGATGAGAGTGTTTGTATTGGTCCGCCCCCAAGCAGCAAAAGTTACCTAAATATCCCTAATATCATCTCGGCTGCCCTAACACGCAACGCCACGGCGATCCATCCCGGTTACGGTTTTTTGGCAGAAAACGCCCGCTTTGCCGAAATTTGTGCCGATCATCAGTTAACTTTTATCGGTCCGTCTCCCAGTGCTATTCTGGCTATGGGGGATAAATCTACCGCTAAAAAAACCATGCAAAAAGCGGGAGTTCCCACTATCCCCGGCAGTGGTGGTTTAATTACCTCAGAAGCGGAAGCAAAACGTATCGCTGATGACATCGGTTATCCTGTCCTGATCAAAGCCACCGCCGGCGGTGGAGGGCGTGGGATGCGTCTTGTCAAGAGTGCAGATGAACTAGGTAATATGTTAAAAGCCGCCCAAGGGGAAGCAGAAGCGGCTTTTGGCAATTCAGGAGTATATCTAGAAAAATTTATCGAATGTCCCCGACATATCGAGTTTCAGATTTTGGCCGATAGTCACGGTAACGTGATCCATTTAGGAGAAAGAGACTGTTCGATTCAGCGACGACACCAAAAACTGCTAGAAGAGGCACCCAGCCCCTTCTTAACGCCCCATTTACGCTCAAAAATGGGTAATGCCGCCGTTAAAGCCGCTAAATCGATTAATTACGTCGGGGTGGGAACTGTGGAATTTTTAGTCGATAAACACGGCAATTTTTACTTCATGGAAATGAACACCCGTATTCAGGTGGAACACCCCGTCACGGAGATGATCACGGGGATAGACCTGATCCGAGAACAAATTCTGGTGGCACAGGGCGAAAAACTGCAAATTAAGCAAGATCAGGTGATATTTAGAGGGCATTCGATCGAGTGTCGCATTAATGCCGAGGATCCCGATCACAATTTTCGCCCTCACCCCGGCAAAATTAGCGGTTATCTGCCCCCCGGCGGTCCCGGTGTCCGCATGGATTCCCACGTTTACACCGATTACGAAATCCCCCCCTATTACGATTCCCTAATCGGTAAATTAATTGTCTGGGGAGAAAATCGCGAAACTGCGATTAAACGCATGAAACGCGCCCTGCGGGAATGTGCGATCACGGGAGTACCGACGACTATTGATTTCCATCGTAAAATATTGGAAACTCCCGCCTTTTTAGCCGGAGATGTTTACACTAATTTCATCCAAGAACATCTCTTGCCCTAG
- a CDS encoding Uma2 family endonuclease yields the protein MMTVVEIKFESWQLSDEQFFQLCQDNRDLRLERNPKGDLIIMPPTGGKTGNSNGRITQQLFNWSDNNGTGIAFDSSTGFKLPNGADRSPDAAWIPLDKWQALTPQQKERFLPLSPDFVIELMSPSDSLETARKKMQEYLDNGTRLGWLINRKTREVEIYRQGQAVEIFTNPESLSGENILSQFVLELDNIW from the coding sequence ATGATGACAGTAGTAGAAATTAAATTTGAATCTTGGCAACTCAGCGATGAACAGTTTTTTCAACTTTGTCAGGATAACCGAGATTTGCGCTTGGAACGCAACCCAAAAGGAGATTTAATTATTATGCCACCGACGGGAGGAAAAACGGGCAATAGTAACGGTAGAATCACCCAACAATTATTTAATTGGTCAGATAACAATGGTACGGGTATCGCTTTTGATTCTTCCACAGGATTTAAACTACCGAATGGGGCCGATCGGTCTCCCGATGCTGCTTGGATACCTTTAGATAAATGGCAAGCTTTAACCCCGCAACAAAAGGAAAGATTTTTACCTCTATCTCCCGATTTTGTCATTGAATTAATGTCTCCTAGTGATAGCCTAGAAACTGCTAGGAAAAAAATGCAGGAATATTTAGATAATGGGACTCGTTTGGGTTGGTTAATCAATAGAAAAACTAGAGAAGTAGAAATTTATCGTCAAGGACAGGCAGTAGAAATTTTCACTAATCCAGAGAGTTTATCGGGGGAAAATATTTTATCTCAATTTGTCTTAGAACTTGATAATATTTGGTAA
- a CDS encoding DUF29 domain-containing protein: MSIEKSLVSSGKSLYQEDFYRWLQETANLLKEHRFEKLDLENLIEEIETMGRSEKRELESRLTVIAEHLLKLTYWLTEKEANAQGWRSTIVEQRRQVQRLLKESPSLRRLIPEIWIDCYQAAREDTVRKYLLSADLFPIESPFTLAEILDSDYLP, translated from the coding sequence ATGAGCATCGAAAAGTCTTTAGTCTCCTCAGGTAAAAGTCTTTATCAAGAAGATTTCTACCGATGGTTACAAGAAACCGCTAATTTACTCAAAGAACATCGTTTTGAAAAATTAGACCTGGAAAATTTGATCGAAGAAATTGAAACGATGGGAAGGAGTGAAAAACGAGAACTAGAAAGTCGCTTAACCGTCATTGCCGAACATTTGCTTAAATTGACTTACTGGCTAACTGAAAAGGAAGCAAATGCTCAAGGATGGCGCAGCACAATTGTTGAACAACGCCGACAAGTTCAACGCTTATTAAAAGAGAGTCCAAGTCTGAGAAGATTGATTCCTGAAATCTGGATAGATTGTTACCAAGCAGCCAGAGAAGATACTGTAAGAAAGTATCTTCTCTCTGCTGATTTATTCCCGATTGAATCCCCCTTCACCCTTGCAGAAATCCTTGATTCTGACTATCTTCCTTAA
- a CDS encoding Uma2 family endonuclease, whose translation MLAVTTSPETLSLEIPSAIALSITLEQFEALAAVNRDLKLERTAQGELIVNPPTGGESGQRNFSLTTQLGRWCEENEALGVGFDSSTGFILPNGAIRSPDLSWVSRERWESLTPKQKKGFIPLCPDFVVELRSESDSLDKLQKKLLEYRENGARLGWLIDPQNRQVEIYRQGKEVEILENPTDLSGEDVLPNFSLNLKL comes from the coding sequence ATGTTAGCAGTTACCACCTCACCCGAAACCCTCTCCTTAGAAATTCCTAGCGCGATCGCTCTCTCTATCACCCTTGAACAGTTTGAAGCCCTTGCTGCGGTCAACCGTGACTTAAAATTAGAACGTACAGCCCAAGGAGAATTAATCGTGAATCCCCCGACAGGTGGCGAATCAGGACAGCGTAATTTTAGCTTAACGACTCAACTGGGTCGCTGGTGCGAAGAAAACGAAGCTTTAGGAGTCGGGTTTGACTCTTCCACTGGATTTATACTGCCAAATGGGGCGATTCGTTCTCCTGATCTATCTTGGGTGAGTCGAGAACGCTGGGAATCTTTAACCCCTAAGCAGAAAAAGGGATTTATTCCCCTCTGTCCCGATTTTGTGGTGGAATTGCGCTCTGAATCTGATAGTCTTGACAAATTACAGAAAAAACTGCTCGAATATAGGGAAAATGGCGCAAGGTTAGGCTGGTTAATCGATCCGCAGAATCGGCAAGTTGAAATTTATCGTCAAGGAAAGGAAGTGGAGATCTTAGAAAATCCCACTGATTTGTCGGGTGAAGATGTTTTACCCAATTTTAGCTTAAATTTAAAGCTCTGA